The following proteins come from a genomic window of Prionailurus viverrinus isolate Anna chromosome D1, UM_Priviv_1.0, whole genome shotgun sequence:
- the TRIM68 gene encoding E3 ubiquitin-protein ligase TRIM68 isoform X1, which yields MDPAALVEAIVEEVACPICMTFLREPVSIDCGHSFCHGCLSGLWEVPGESQNWGYTCPLCRAPVQPRNLRPNWQLANVVEKVRLLGLHPGMGLKGDVCELHREQLKMFCKVDGLIMCEACSQSPEHEDHSVVPMEDATWEYKWKLHEALEHLKKEQDEAWKLEVGERKRTASWKIQVETRKQSIMWEFEKYRRLLKKKQPSGRQLEVEAAAALTSLEQEEGETVQKLEQNRNELIQQSRVLWGMIAELEERSQRPVRWMLQGIQEVLNRSKSWSLQRPEPVSLELKTDCRVPGLREILKTYAADVRLDPDTAYSRLIVSEDRKCVHYGDTKQNLPDNPERFYRYNIVLGSQCISSGRHYWEVEVGDRSEWGLGVCKENVDRKEVVYLSPHYGFWVIRLRKGNEYRAGTDEYPLLSLLVPPRRVGIFLDYEAHDISFYNVTDNGSHIFTFPHYPFPGRLLPYFSPCYSIGANNTAPLTICSLDEED from the exons ATGGATCCTGCAGCATTGGTGGAAGCCATCGTGGAAGAAGTGGCCTGTCCCATCTGCATGACCTTTCTGAGGGAGCCTGTGAGCATCGACTGTGGTCACAGCTTCTGCCATGGCTGTCTCTCTGGACTCTGGGAGGTTCCAGGAGAATCCCAGAACTGGGGTTACACCTGTCCCCTCTGCCGGGCTCCTGTCCAGCCAAGGAACCTGCGGCCTAATTGGCAGCTGGCCAATGTTGTAGAAAAAGTTCGTCTGCTAGGGCTGCATCCAGGAATGGGGCTGAAGGGTGATGTGTGTGAGCTTCACAGGGAACAGCTAAAGATGTTCTGCAAAGTGGATGGCCTGATCATGTGTGAGGCCTGCAGCCAGTCCCCTGAGCATGAGGACCACAGTGTTGTGCCTATGGAGGATGCCACCTGGGAGTATAAG tggAAACTCCACGAGGCTTTGGAGCATCTGAAAAAAGAGCAAGATGAGGCCTGGAAGCTGGAAGTTGGTGAGAGGAAGCGAACTGCCAGCTGGAAG ATCCAGGTAGAAACCCGAAAGCAGAGTATCATGTGGGAGTTTGAGAAATATCGGcgattattaaagaaaaaacagccaTCAGGTCGGCAACTGGAGGTAGAAGCAGCCGCAGCCCTCACCAGCCTAGAGCAAGAAGAGGGGGAGACCGTGCAAAAACTGGAGCAGAATCGTAATGAGCTCATCCAGCAGAGTCGGGTGCTGTGGGGGATGATTGCAGAGCTGGAAGAGAGGTCTCAGAGGCCTGTCCGCTGGATGCTGCAG gGCATTCAGGAAGTCTTAAACAG GAGCAAGTCTTGGAGCCTACAGCGACCAGAACCAGTCTCCCTCGAGCTAAAGACAGATTGCCGTGTGCCGGGGCTAAGAGAGATTTTGAAGACATACGCAG CTGATGTGCGCCTGGATCCAGACACTGCTTACTCCCGTCTCATTGTGTCTGAGGACAGAAAATGCGTGCACTATGGAGATACCAAGCAGAATCTGCCCGACAATCCTGAGAGATTCTACCGCTACAATATCGTCCTGGGCAGCCAGTGCATCTCTTCAGGCCGGCACTACTGGGAGGTGGAAGTGGGAGACAGGTCAGAATGGGGCCTGGGAGTGTGCAAGGAAAATGTAGACCGGAAGGAGGTGGTCTATTTATCCCCCCACTATGGATTCTGGGTGATAAGGCTGCGGAAGGGAAATGAGTACCGAGCAGGCACTGATGAATACCCCCTCCTGTCCTTGCTGGTCCCTCCCCGCCGGGTGGGGATCTTCCTGGATTATGAGGCCCATGATATCTCTTTCTATAATGTGACTGACAATGGCTCCCACATTTTCACTTTCCCCCACTATCCCTTCCCTGGGCGTCTCCTGCCCTACTTTAGTCCTTGCTATAGCATTGGAGCTAACAACACGGCTCCTCTGACCATCTGCTCCCTGGATGAGGAGGACTAA
- the TRIM68 gene encoding E3 ubiquitin-protein ligase TRIM68 isoform X3: protein MDPAALVEAIVEEVACPICMTFLREPWKLHEALEHLKKEQDEAWKLEVGERKRTASWKIQVETRKQSIMWEFEKYRRLLKKKQPSGRQLEVEAAAALTSLEQEEGETVQKLEQNRNELIQQSRVLWGMIAELEERSQRPVRWMLQGIQEVLNRSKSWSLQRPEPVSLELKTDCRVPGLREILKTYAADVRLDPDTAYSRLIVSEDRKCVHYGDTKQNLPDNPERFYRYNIVLGSQCISSGRHYWEVEVGDRSEWGLGVCKENVDRKEVVYLSPHYGFWVIRLRKGNEYRAGTDEYPLLSLLVPPRRVGIFLDYEAHDISFYNVTDNGSHIFTFPHYPFPGRLLPYFSPCYSIGANNTAPLTICSLDEED from the exons ATGGATCCTGCAGCATTGGTGGAAGCCATCGTGGAAGAAGTGGCCTGTCCCATCTGCATGACCTTTCTGAGGGAGCCT tggAAACTCCACGAGGCTTTGGAGCATCTGAAAAAAGAGCAAGATGAGGCCTGGAAGCTGGAAGTTGGTGAGAGGAAGCGAACTGCCAGCTGGAAG ATCCAGGTAGAAACCCGAAAGCAGAGTATCATGTGGGAGTTTGAGAAATATCGGcgattattaaagaaaaaacagccaTCAGGTCGGCAACTGGAGGTAGAAGCAGCCGCAGCCCTCACCAGCCTAGAGCAAGAAGAGGGGGAGACCGTGCAAAAACTGGAGCAGAATCGTAATGAGCTCATCCAGCAGAGTCGGGTGCTGTGGGGGATGATTGCAGAGCTGGAAGAGAGGTCTCAGAGGCCTGTCCGCTGGATGCTGCAG gGCATTCAGGAAGTCTTAAACAG GAGCAAGTCTTGGAGCCTACAGCGACCAGAACCAGTCTCCCTCGAGCTAAAGACAGATTGCCGTGTGCCGGGGCTAAGAGAGATTTTGAAGACATACGCAG CTGATGTGCGCCTGGATCCAGACACTGCTTACTCCCGTCTCATTGTGTCTGAGGACAGAAAATGCGTGCACTATGGAGATACCAAGCAGAATCTGCCCGACAATCCTGAGAGATTCTACCGCTACAATATCGTCCTGGGCAGCCAGTGCATCTCTTCAGGCCGGCACTACTGGGAGGTGGAAGTGGGAGACAGGTCAGAATGGGGCCTGGGAGTGTGCAAGGAAAATGTAGACCGGAAGGAGGTGGTCTATTTATCCCCCCACTATGGATTCTGGGTGATAAGGCTGCGGAAGGGAAATGAGTACCGAGCAGGCACTGATGAATACCCCCTCCTGTCCTTGCTGGTCCCTCCCCGCCGGGTGGGGATCTTCCTGGATTATGAGGCCCATGATATCTCTTTCTATAATGTGACTGACAATGGCTCCCACATTTTCACTTTCCCCCACTATCCCTTCCCTGGGCGTCTCCTGCCCTACTTTAGTCCTTGCTATAGCATTGGAGCTAACAACACGGCTCCTCTGACCATCTGCTCCCTGGATGAGGAGGACTAA
- the TRIM68 gene encoding E3 ubiquitin-protein ligase TRIM68 isoform X2, with translation MDPAALVEAIVEEVACPICMTFLREPVSIDCGHSFCHGCLSGLWEVPGESQNWGYTCPLCRAPVQPRNLRPNWQLANVVEKVRLLGLHPGMGLKGDVCELHREQLKMFCKVDGLIMCEACSQSPEHEDHSVVPMEDATWEYKWKLHEALEHLKKEQDEAWKLEVGERKRTASWKIQVETRKQSIMWEFEKYRRLLKKKQPSGRQLEVEAAAALTSLEQEEGETVQKLEQNRNELIQQSRVLWGMIAELEERSQRPVRWMLQGIQEVLNRSKSWSLQRPEPVSLELKTDCRVPGLREILKTYAADVRLDPDTAYSRLIVSEDRKCVHYGDTKQNLPDNPERFYRYNIVLGSQCISSGRHYWEVEVGDSSVKQNRTGKQRGRYPQPDSFCLNFCCLKAKDWLLVH, from the exons ATGGATCCTGCAGCATTGGTGGAAGCCATCGTGGAAGAAGTGGCCTGTCCCATCTGCATGACCTTTCTGAGGGAGCCTGTGAGCATCGACTGTGGTCACAGCTTCTGCCATGGCTGTCTCTCTGGACTCTGGGAGGTTCCAGGAGAATCCCAGAACTGGGGTTACACCTGTCCCCTCTGCCGGGCTCCTGTCCAGCCAAGGAACCTGCGGCCTAATTGGCAGCTGGCCAATGTTGTAGAAAAAGTTCGTCTGCTAGGGCTGCATCCAGGAATGGGGCTGAAGGGTGATGTGTGTGAGCTTCACAGGGAACAGCTAAAGATGTTCTGCAAAGTGGATGGCCTGATCATGTGTGAGGCCTGCAGCCAGTCCCCTGAGCATGAGGACCACAGTGTTGTGCCTATGGAGGATGCCACCTGGGAGTATAAG tggAAACTCCACGAGGCTTTGGAGCATCTGAAAAAAGAGCAAGATGAGGCCTGGAAGCTGGAAGTTGGTGAGAGGAAGCGAACTGCCAGCTGGAAG ATCCAGGTAGAAACCCGAAAGCAGAGTATCATGTGGGAGTTTGAGAAATATCGGcgattattaaagaaaaaacagccaTCAGGTCGGCAACTGGAGGTAGAAGCAGCCGCAGCCCTCACCAGCCTAGAGCAAGAAGAGGGGGAGACCGTGCAAAAACTGGAGCAGAATCGTAATGAGCTCATCCAGCAGAGTCGGGTGCTGTGGGGGATGATTGCAGAGCTGGAAGAGAGGTCTCAGAGGCCTGTCCGCTGGATGCTGCAG gGCATTCAGGAAGTCTTAAACAG GAGCAAGTCTTGGAGCCTACAGCGACCAGAACCAGTCTCCCTCGAGCTAAAGACAGATTGCCGTGTGCCGGGGCTAAGAGAGATTTTGAAGACATACGCAG CTGATGTGCGCCTGGATCCAGACACTGCTTACTCCCGTCTCATTGTGTCTGAGGACAGAAAATGCGTGCACTATGGAGATACCAAGCAGAATCTGCCCGACAATCCTGAGAGATTCTACCGCTACAATATCGTCCTGGGCAGCCAGTGCATCTCTTCAGGCCGGCACTACTGGGAGGTGGAAGTGGGAGACAG
- the LOC125177112 gene encoding olfactory receptor 51D1, translating into MQKPQLLVPVMATPNGTLVHPAYFLLVGIPGLGPDIHFWLAFPLCFMYTMATLGNLAIVLIIRVERRLHEPMYLFLAMLSTIDLVLSSVTMPKMASLFLTGIQEIGFNVCLAQMFLIHALSAMESAVLLAMAFDRFVAICHPLRHASVLTGPTVAKIGLAALTRGFVFFFPLPFILKRLSYCQTHMVTHSFCLHQDIMKLSCSDTRVNVVYGLFIILSVMGVDSLFIGFSYILILKTVLELASQGAALKAFNTCISHLCAVLVFYVPLIGLSVVHRLGGPTSLLHVIMANIYLLLPPVVNPVVYGAKTKEIRSRVLHMFSQGGR; encoded by the coding sequence ATGCAGAAGCCTCAGCTCTTGGTTCCTGTCATGGCCACTCCAAATGGAACTCTGGTCCATCCAGCATACTTCCTGCTGGTGGGAATCCCTGGCCTGGGGCCTGACATACACTTTTGGCTGGCTTTCCCCCTGTGCTTTATGTATACCATGGCCACCCTGGGAAACCTGGCCATTGTCCTCATCATCCGTGTGGAAAGGCGTCTGCATGAGCCCATGTACCTCTTCCTGGCCATGCTTTCCACTATTGACCTAGTCCTGTCTTCTGTCACCATGCCCAAGATGGCCAGCCTCTTCCTGACAGGCATCCAGGAGATAGGATTCAATGTTTGTCTGGCCCAGATGTTCCTTATCCATGCTCTGTCAGCCATGGAGTCAGCTGTTCTGCTGGCTATGGCTTTTGACCGCTTTGTGGCCATCTGTCATCCACTGCGGCATGCTTCTGTGCTCACAGGGCCTACTGTGGCCAAGATTGGACTAGCTGCCCTGACCAGgggatttgttttcttcttccctctgcccttcatcCTGAAGCGGTTGTCATACTGCCAAACACATATGGTCACACACTCCTTCTGTCTGCACCAAGATATTATGAAGTTGTCCTGTTCTGACACCAGGGTCAATGTAGTATATGGACTCTTCATTATCCTCTCAGTCATGGGTGTGGACTCCCTCTTCATTGGCTTCTCCTACATTCTTATCCTGAAGACTGTGTTGGAGCTGGCTTCTCAGGGGGCAGCACTCAAGGCTTTCAATACCTGCATCTCCCATCTCTGTGCTGTCCTGGTCTTCTATgtgcccctcattgggctctcagTGGTGCACAGGCTGGGGGGCCCTACCTCCCTGCTCCATGTGATTATGGCTAATATCTATTTGCTACTACCACCTGTGGTCAACCCTGTTGTCTatggagccaaaaccaaggaGATCCGTTCACGGGTCCTCCATATGTTCTCACAGGGTGGCAGGTGA